In a single window of the Lates calcarifer isolate ASB-BC8 linkage group LG1, TLL_Latcal_v3, whole genome shotgun sequence genome:
- the LOC108882401 gene encoding uncharacterized protein LOC108882401 isoform X1, which translates to MASNRADPPGPEEPTTSDHNDRPQMPQELDKILQRMEPCVQQDLRAASKTLWENFHKRSQDSNIKEFYNVWGKVITESDTGLLKTEEPSPLTDGQLSSGCVTVVPQSPSGKTSRSVVKVFTVTTGETFGADEALMNQVNTCPELQVKRTEQKDCRVLLLFCPITSRLESDVEVALEKVTGDKPVILVLMHHTWKADYSTSGRTWSEAIKHVVLDVHVLFHETVGGLLMCSKNEEAVRKIQEVLLQHSTPYSSGQTGKSSFWPLSWLQRQ; encoded by the exons ATGGCGTCAAATAGAGCTGATCCACCTGGTCCTGAGGAGCCAACAACAAGCGATCATAATGACAGACCTCAG atGCCACAAGAACTGGACAAAATCCTGCAGAGAATGGAGCCATGTGTTCAACAAGACCTCCGTGCTG CCTCTAAAACTTTGTGGGAGAATTTTCACAAACGCTCGCAGGACTCAAATATCAAAGAATTCTATAATGTCTGGGGGAAAGTCATCACAGAGTCTGACACAGGTTTGTTGAAAACTGAAGAACCGTCTCCTCTGACTGATGGTCAGCTCAGTTCAGGCTGTGTTACAGTTGTACCTCAGTCTCCCTCAG GAAAGACGTCCCGCTCTGTAG TCAAGGTCTTCACAGTCACCACAGGGGAAACCTTTGGTGCTGATGAAGCTCTGATGAACCAGGTGAACACCTGTCCAGAGCTTCAGGtgaagaggacagagcagaaGGACTGCAGAGtgcttcttcttttctgtccaATCACCTCACGTCTTGAGTCAGACGTGGAGGTTGCCCTGGAGAAAGTGACAG GTGATAAACCAGTCATTCTGGTGCTGATGCATCACACCTGGAAAGCTGACTACTCAACCTCTGGAAGAACCTGGTCTGAAGCCATTAAACATGTCGTCCTGGATGTTCATGTTCTCTTCCATGAGACTGTGGGAGGATTACTGATGTGTTCAAAGAATGAGGAGGCAGTCCGTAAAATACAAGAGGTCTTACTGCAGCACAGTACTCCTTATAGTAGTGGTCAGACAGGAAAAAGTAGTTTTTGGCCTTTAAGTTGGTTACAGAGACAGTAG
- the LOC108882401 gene encoding uncharacterized protein LOC108882401 isoform X2 has translation MASNRADPPGPEEPTTSDHNDRPQMPQELDKILQRMEPCVQQDLRAASKTLWENFHKRSQDSNIKEFYNVWGKVITESDTGKTSRSVVKVFTVTTGETFGADEALMNQVNTCPELQVKRTEQKDCRVLLLFCPITSRLESDVEVALEKVTGDKPVILVLMHHTWKADYSTSGRTWSEAIKHVVLDVHVLFHETVGGLLMCSKNEEAVRKIQEVLLQHSTPYSSGQTGKSSFWPLSWLQRQ, from the exons ATGGCGTCAAATAGAGCTGATCCACCTGGTCCTGAGGAGCCAACAACAAGCGATCATAATGACAGACCTCAG atGCCACAAGAACTGGACAAAATCCTGCAGAGAATGGAGCCATGTGTTCAACAAGACCTCCGTGCTG CCTCTAAAACTTTGTGGGAGAATTTTCACAAACGCTCGCAGGACTCAAATATCAAAGAATTCTATAATGTCTGGGGGAAAGTCATCACAGAGTCTGACACAG GAAAGACGTCCCGCTCTGTAG TCAAGGTCTTCACAGTCACCACAGGGGAAACCTTTGGTGCTGATGAAGCTCTGATGAACCAGGTGAACACCTGTCCAGAGCTTCAGGtgaagaggacagagcagaaGGACTGCAGAGtgcttcttcttttctgtccaATCACCTCACGTCTTGAGTCAGACGTGGAGGTTGCCCTGGAGAAAGTGACAG GTGATAAACCAGTCATTCTGGTGCTGATGCATCACACCTGGAAAGCTGACTACTCAACCTCTGGAAGAACCTGGTCTGAAGCCATTAAACATGTCGTCCTGGATGTTCATGTTCTCTTCCATGAGACTGTGGGAGGATTACTGATGTGTTCAAAGAATGAGGAGGCAGTCCGTAAAATACAAGAGGTCTTACTGCAGCACAGTACTCCTTATAGTAGTGGTCAGACAGGAAAAAGTAGTTTTTGGCCTTTAAGTTGGTTACAGAGACAGTAG
- the LOC108882400 gene encoding interferon-induced protein 44 yields MGGGSSAPAPPPSPPTFKNPWRQVSWGTNERDLQYVKGYQPQAEEVKHLRVLLCGPVGAGKSSFVNSVGNVVRGRMTNSALASTTTSGTSFTKDYKTHRIPKEGRGNFYPLVFNDVMGLEEGTERGISVEDIKLAMKGHVKEGYKFNPVSPLTSDDHGYNSSPSPDDRAHVVVFVFSACVSEIKDSVLMKMKAVRDAASNMGIPQLAIVTKIDEASPETAESLRNTYKSKYIKKKMTDLSSALGIPLNCILPVKNYCEEISIDDNVDTLILSCLRLIIDFGDDFINQVYL; encoded by the exons ATGGGAGGCGGTTCATCTGCTCCAG ctccacctccatctcctccaa CATTTAAAAATCCATGGAGACAAGTATCCTGGGG AACAAATGAGAGAGATCTGCAGTATGTGAAGGGTTATCAACCTCAAGCTGAAGAAGTCAAACATCTCAGAGTTTTGCTCTGTGGACCAGTCGGTGCTGGAAAGTCCAGCTTCGTTAATTCTGTTGGAAACGTTGTACGAGGGAGAATGACCAATTCAGCTTTGGCCAGCACAACCACCTCGGGGACAAGTTTCACCAAAGAT TATAAAACCCACAGAATCCCAAAGGAAGGCAGAGGGAACTTTTACCCCTTGGTCTTCAATGATGTGATGGGTCTGGaagaggggacagagagaggaatcaGTGTGGAAGACATCAAACTGGCCATGAAGGGACATGTGAAGGAGGGTTATAAG tTCAATCCTGTGTCTCCATTGACTAGTGATGATCACGGCTACAACTCTTCACCCTCTCCAGATGACAGAGCTCACgttgtggtttttgtgttttctgcttgtGTGAGTGAAATTAAGGACTCAGTGTTGATGAAGATGAAGGCCGTCAGAGATGCAGCCAGCAACATGG GAATTCCCCAACTGGCTATTGTCACCAAAATTGATGAGGCCTCTCCCGAAACTGCAGAGAGTCTGAGAAACACCTACAAGAGCAAGTACATAAAGAAGAAG ATGACAGATCTCAGCTCAGCACTGGGAATTCCACTGAACTGTATCCTTCCTGTGAAGAACTACTGTGAAGAAATCTCCATTGATGATAATGTTGACACTCTGATCCTAAGCTGTCTGAGGCTGATAATTGACTTTGGAGATGACTTCATTAACCAAGTGTATTTGTAA